One Triticum dicoccoides isolate Atlit2015 ecotype Zavitan chromosome 4B, WEW_v2.0, whole genome shotgun sequence genomic window carries:
- the LOC119293760 gene encoding aldehyde oxidase GLOX-like, with protein MKPPALPIRDLVLVLALACAGIAPATAESGGGGRWDVLQRSIGVSAMHMQLLHNDRVIIFDRTDFGQSNLSLPDGRCRRNPRERVLPVDCTAHSAEYDVASNTFRPLTVFTDTWCSSGTVAPDGTLVQTGGWNDGYRNVRAMRACDGGDDDGGSCDWNETQDALAANRWYATNQILPDGRAFIVGGRRQFNYEFFPKADASDASAIALPFLVQTKDPEENNLYPFVHLNIDGNLFIFAKNRAVLLDYKKNKIVRTYPELAGGDPRNYPSSGSSVLLPLKPSPTEAEVLVCGGAPAGSYNSTKEKTFFPALVTCGRIKITDASPAWVIERMPSPRVMGDMILLPNGAEVAIINGAMDGSAGWEAANTPAYAPVMYRPDHAPGDRFEEQSSTDIARLYHSSAILLRDGRLLVGGSNPHIYYNFSNVQYPTELSLEAFSPEYLDSSNDALRPKITDPSPAGPPVSVNYGDSMTLQFEVPAVAPRRRPRGGGDGGLGALGLVSVTMVAPSFTTHSFGMNQRLLFLDVAETTALHSAGAYEASVVMPATAVLAPPGYYMVFVVNGHIPSEGVWVHIE; from the coding sequence ATGAAGCCTCCTGCATTGCCTATCCGCGACCTCGTTCTTGTCCTGGCCCTCGCCTGCGCCGGCATTGCACCGGCGACGgcagagagcggcggcggcggtcggtgggACGTACTGCAGCGCAGCATCGGCGTGTCGGCGATGCACATGCAGCTCCTGCACAACGACCGCGTCATCATCTTCGACCGCACCGACTTCGGGCAGTCCAACCTCTCCCTCCCCGACGGCCGCTGCCGCCGCAACCCCAGGGAGCGCGTGCTCCCCGTCGACTGCACCGCGCACTCCGCCGAGTACGACGTCGCGTCCAACACGTTCCGCCCGCTCACCGTCTTCACCGACACCTGGTGCTCCTCGGGCACCGTCGCGCCTGACGGCACCCTCGTCCAGACCGGCGGGTGGAACGACGGGTACCGCAACGTGCGCGCCATGCGCGCGTGCGACGGcggagacgacgacggcggcaGCTGCGACTGGAACGAGACGCAGGACGCGCTCGCCGCGAACCGGTGGTACGCCACCAACCAGATCCTTCCCGACGGCCGTGCCTTCATCGTCGGCGGCCGCAGGCAGTTCAACTACGAGTTCTTCCCCAAGGCGGATGCTTCCGACGCCTCGGCCATCGCATTGCCGTTCCTGGTTCAAACTAAGGACCCAGAGGAGAACAATCTGTATCCTTTCGTCCACCTGAACATCGATGGCAACCTTTTCATCTTTGCCAAGAACCGTGCCGTGCTTCTCGACTACAAGAAGAACAAGATCGTCCGGACGTACCCTGAGCTGGCCGGCGGTGACCCCAGGAACTACCCCAGCTCGGGCTCGTCGGTGCTGCTGCCCCTGAAGCCGTCGCCCACCGAGGCCGAGGTGCTGGTCTGCGgcggcgcgcccgcgggctcctacAACTCGACCAAGGAGAAGACCTTCTTCCCGGCGCTGGTGACCTGCGGGCGGATCAAGATCACGGACGCTTCACCGGCGTGGGTGATCGAGAGAATGCCGTCGCCGCGGGTGATGGGGGACATGATCCTGCTGCCAAACGGCGCCGAGGTGGCGATCATCAACGGCGCCATGGACGGCAGCGCCGGGTGGGAGGCCGCCAACACCCCGGCCTACGCACCCGTCATGTACCGGCCAGACCACGCGCCCGGGGACCGGTTCGAGGAGCAGAGCTCGACCGACATCGCGCGGCTGTACCACTCGTCAGCGATCCTCCTCCGCGATGGCCGGCTGCTGGTCGGCGGGAGCAACCCGCACATCTACTACAATTTCAGCAACGTGCAGTACCCGACAGAGCTCAGCCTGGAGGCCTTCTCGCCGGAGTACCTGGACAGCTCCAACGACGCCCTCCGCCCAAAGATCACTGACCCCTCGCCGGCCGGCCCGCCGGTGAGCGTGAATTACGGCGACTCGATGACCCTGCAGTTCGAGGTGCCAGCGGTCGCGCCGCGAAGGAGACCgcgcggcgggggcgacggcggcctCGGTGCTCTCGGCCTCGTGTCGGTGACGATGGTGGCGCCGTCGTTCACGACGCACTCGTTCGGGATGAACCAGAGGCTGCTGTTCCTGGACGTGGCGGAGACGACGGCGTTGCACAGTGCGGGCGCGTACGAGGCGTCGGTGGTGATGCCGGCGACGGCCGTCCTGGCGCCGCCGGGGTACTACATGGTGTTCGTGGTGAACGGGCACATCCCCAGCGAGGGGGTGTGGGTCCACATAGAGTGA